A section of the Estrella lausannensis genome encodes:
- a CDS encoding FoF1 ATP synthase subunit delta/epsilon, translating into MKEQGKAFNLTVASPDKVYFDGKVISVIAPGKLGYLEILTHHAALITSLQKGNVIITLENFSKMKMEVTGGILEVSGDVSLLADEVLQAEWRSES; encoded by the coding sequence ATGAAAGAGCAAGGAAAGGCCTTCAACTTAACTGTGGCATCTCCCGACAAGGTGTATTTCGACGGAAAAGTCATCTCCGTCATTGCCCCTGGCAAATTGGGTTATCTGGAAATTTTAACCCACCATGCCGCTCTAATCACTTCCCTGCAAAAAGGGAATGTCATCATCACTTTGGAGAACTTCTCCAAAATGAAGATGGAAGTCACCGGAGGTATACTCGAAGTATCGGGTGATGTATCGCTGCTTGCCGATGAGGTCCTGCAGGCCGAATGGCGTTCTGAATCTTGA
- the atpG gene encoding ATP synthase F1 subunit gamma, with protein MSSLREIKKRLRAVKNIKQITKAMELVAASRLHKAQEKALGSRTYSKKLRAVLENLSLVKSNHPFFSKRPVKKMVLIIITSDRGLCGGYNTHIINAAERFLHKYPQNQPELIVMGRKGLDHFRLKNWTIREKVLDWGGKITPEEVKKLSNYLLESFLHYEIDEVTVIYTEYVNLLTRKVITEKLLGIEKMTQSQKEVSKDYIFEPDSEEIYDDLVPRYVYNRLQTILHQAWASELGARVCSMRQAIKNADEMIEKLTLTRNKVRQASITREMAEIASGSEGLNNG; from the coding sequence ATGTCCAGCTTACGGGAAATCAAAAAGCGCCTCCGTGCCGTCAAGAACATCAAACAGATCACCAAGGCGATGGAGCTTGTCGCTGCCTCAAGGCTGCACAAGGCACAGGAGAAAGCTCTAGGTTCCCGTACGTACTCAAAAAAACTCCGCGCTGTCTTAGAAAACCTCTCCTTGGTCAAGAGTAACCACCCCTTTTTCAGCAAACGCCCGGTTAAAAAAATGGTGCTGATTATCATCACTTCCGACAGGGGACTGTGCGGTGGTTATAACACCCATATCATCAACGCCGCGGAGCGCTTTCTGCATAAGTATCCCCAAAATCAGCCTGAGCTGATCGTAATGGGGCGCAAAGGGCTCGATCATTTCAGGTTAAAAAACTGGACCATCAGGGAAAAAGTGCTGGACTGGGGTGGAAAAATCACTCCGGAAGAGGTCAAGAAACTCTCCAACTATCTTCTCGAAAGTTTTTTACATTATGAAATCGATGAAGTTACAGTCATTTACACCGAATATGTCAACTTGCTGACCAGGAAAGTTATCACGGAAAAATTGCTCGGTATCGAAAAAATGACGCAATCGCAAAAGGAAGTTAGTAAAGACTATATTTTTGAGCCTGATTCCGAAGAGATTTATGACGACCTGGTTCCCCGCTATGTCTATAATCGCCTTCAGACAATACTCCATCAGGCCTGGGCATCGGAACTGGGCGCACGCGTGTGCTCGATGAGGCAGGCCATCAAAAATGCAGACGAGATGATAGAGAAGCTGACGCTCACGCGCAATAAGGTGCGCCAGGCCAGCATCACGCGGGAAATGGCGGAGATCGCCTCAGGATCAGAAGGATTAAATAACGGTTAA
- the atpF gene encoding F0F1 ATP synthase subunit B, translated as MIELKQVISQVIAFLLMMAILKRFTWKPLLAILEERRAKIRAEFDEIANKKEAAEKLKEEYRNKMADIENSKNRELQEAHKKAKELAKEIQLEALGQAKGIVNKALLDAEREAMKVKEDMKNEVAKMAVAIAEKLIVKKMDQEKKQELVAELIKEVKFDEK; from the coding sequence ATGATCGAACTCAAGCAGGTTATTTCCCAGGTAATCGCCTTTCTCTTAATGATGGCCATTTTGAAGAGATTTACATGGAAGCCTCTGCTCGCCATTTTAGAAGAACGAAGAGCGAAAATACGTGCTGAGTTCGATGAAATCGCCAACAAGAAGGAGGCTGCCGAGAAGCTGAAGGAAGAGTACCGCAATAAAATGGCTGATATCGAGAACTCTAAAAATCGCGAACTGCAAGAGGCCCATAAAAAAGCCAAGGAGCTCGCCAAAGAAATCCAACTCGAAGCACTAGGCCAAGCCAAGGGAATCGTCAACAAAGCCCTTCTCGATGCGGAAAGAGAGGCCATGAAAGTCAAGGAAGACATGAAAAATGAAGTGGCCAAAATGGCGGTGGCGATCGCGGAAAAACTGATCGTAAAAAAAATGGATCAGGAAAAAAAGCAGGAACTTGTCGCTGAGCTGATCAAGGAAGTCAAGTTCGATGAAAAATAG
- the atpA gene encoding F0F1 ATP synthase subunit alpha, with the protein MTIKPGEITWILEQELEKFNDHPALESFGQVLQIGDGIARVFGLDDVMVSELVEFSNGTQGMVLNLETDNVGVVLFGSEEGIKERDIVKRVGKLASVPVGDALVGRVVSALGEPRDGKGPIKTEHYLPMEGHAPGVIERQPVSEPVQTGIKAIDAMVPIGRGQRELIIGDRETGKTALIVDTIINQKGKNIFCIYVAIGQKASTISKVVSTLEEHGAMEYTTIVAATSSDAASLQYIAPYAGTAMGEWFMHQGKHAVCFYDDLSKHATAYREIALLLRRPPGREAYPGDIFYQHSRLLERSAKLSKEKGGGSLTAIPVIETQANDVSAYIPTNVISITDGQIFLEADLFHQGIRPAINVGLSVSRVGGKAQEKAMKQVASSIRLDLAQYRELASFAQFGSELDEATQAQLRRGERMVEILKQERFNPYPIEKQVIIIFIASKGFLDDIPLGLVKKFETEFFSYIEEKCPEAPRSIAETKAFSGEAMNTLERQAALFKEQFKERNQLKTGS; encoded by the coding sequence ATGACGATCAAGCCCGGGGAAATAACCTGGATACTGGAACAAGAACTAGAGAAATTCAATGATCATCCCGCGCTGGAATCATTTGGACAGGTCCTGCAGATAGGCGATGGCATCGCAAGGGTTTTTGGTCTTGATGATGTGATGGTCTCAGAGCTCGTTGAGTTCTCCAACGGCACACAAGGTATGGTGCTGAACTTGGAAACAGATAACGTCGGTGTTGTTCTATTCGGCAGCGAAGAGGGCATCAAAGAGCGTGACATTGTTAAAAGAGTTGGAAAGCTGGCTTCGGTTCCCGTAGGAGATGCACTGGTGGGAAGAGTTGTCAGCGCCTTAGGAGAGCCAAGAGACGGAAAAGGACCTATCAAAACAGAGCACTATCTTCCGATGGAGGGTCATGCGCCGGGTGTTATTGAAAGGCAGCCGGTCTCCGAGCCAGTCCAGACAGGTATCAAAGCGATAGACGCCATGGTTCCGATAGGCCGTGGACAAAGGGAACTTATCATTGGCGATAGGGAGACTGGCAAAACGGCCCTCATCGTCGACACGATCATCAACCAAAAAGGCAAAAACATCTTTTGCATCTACGTGGCCATTGGACAGAAGGCTTCGACCATATCCAAAGTTGTCTCCACCCTAGAAGAGCATGGGGCCATGGAGTATACAACCATCGTCGCCGCCACATCCTCTGACGCCGCTTCCCTGCAATACATCGCCCCTTATGCCGGAACAGCGATGGGAGAGTGGTTTATGCATCAGGGCAAGCACGCCGTATGCTTCTATGACGATCTCTCCAAGCATGCTACCGCCTACCGGGAAATAGCCCTTTTGCTTAGAAGACCTCCCGGAAGAGAGGCATATCCCGGAGACATTTTTTACCAGCACTCGCGCCTTCTGGAACGCTCCGCGAAGCTTTCGAAAGAGAAAGGCGGCGGATCGCTTACAGCCATCCCTGTCATCGAGACGCAAGCCAACGACGTGAGCGCCTATATTCCGACTAACGTCATCTCAATCACAGACGGACAGATCTTCCTGGAAGCCGATCTCTTCCACCAAGGCATCAGACCGGCCATCAACGTAGGGCTTTCCGTATCGCGTGTCGGTGGTAAAGCACAGGAAAAGGCGATGAAGCAAGTCGCTTCCAGCATCCGTCTGGACCTTGCCCAGTACAGGGAGCTGGCCTCATTTGCGCAATTTGGCTCGGAACTTGATGAGGCAACACAGGCGCAACTGCGTAGGGGAGAGCGGATGGTGGAGATCTTAAAACAGGAGAGATTCAATCCTTATCCCATTGAAAAACAGGTTATCATCATCTTTATCGCCTCAAAAGGGTTTTTAGATGATATCCCGCTCGGCTTGGTAAAAAAATTCGAGACGGAATTTTTCTCATACATCGAAGAGAAGTGCCCTGAAGCCCCCCGATCGATCGCTGAAACGAAAGCGTTTTCTGGCGAAGCGATGAACACCCTTGAAAGGCAGGCCGCTCTTTTTAAAGAGCAGTTTAAAGAACGAAATCAACTCAAAACCGGCAGCTAA
- a CDS encoding tetratricopeptide repeat protein has product MYKVSLSPIVIFIVSFTIVIALYIFMMRHAAHTVIEEAATLYSKGENAQTVFERQKYFNQALQLYQDIENKYDPRYTNGKLYYNIGNTFYQLNQYPFAILYYLKATKLNGDTRIQENLSTARVKAGVEAPKNHGGFIDAFSLSNVFSLPTRLQIFSFTALMGFALFSITIWRYMPPVRIVSCLFFALAAFMLLGLLTEVFWGRESAVLVNGENLRKGASMEFASVLEDPLSPGSVVDVVGEEKGGEWLKVILNGDKIGYLPAKSLRKI; this is encoded by the coding sequence ATGTATAAAGTATCTTTAAGCCCTATCGTGATATTTATAGTATCTTTCACGATTGTGATCGCTCTTTACATTTTCATGATGAGGCACGCAGCGCACACCGTCATAGAAGAAGCGGCCACTCTTTATAGCAAAGGAGAGAACGCCCAAACAGTATTTGAAAGGCAAAAGTATTTCAATCAGGCGCTTCAGCTCTACCAAGATATAGAGAACAAATACGATCCTCGCTACACCAATGGAAAACTCTATTACAATATCGGTAACACATTCTATCAGCTGAATCAGTATCCTTTTGCCATTCTTTACTACCTGAAGGCAACGAAGCTGAATGGAGACACGAGGATTCAGGAAAACTTGTCGACAGCTCGGGTGAAAGCGGGTGTCGAAGCTCCCAAAAACCATGGCGGATTTATCGACGCTTTCTCTCTTTCCAATGTGTTTTCGCTCCCCACCCGCCTTCAGATATTTTCGTTTACTGCCCTGATGGGATTTGCTCTTTTCTCAATTACCATCTGGAGGTATATGCCTCCTGTCCGTATTGTCTCCTGCCTTTTTTTCGCGCTGGCCGCTTTCATGCTGCTTGGGCTTTTAACTGAGGTGTTTTGGGGAAGGGAGAGCGCCGTGCTTGTTAATGGAGAGAATTTAAGGAAAGGCGCCAGCATGGAGTTTGCTTCTGTTTTGGAAGATCCGCTGAGCCCGGGAAGCGTTGTGGATGTTGTCGGTGAAGAAAAGGGAGGGGAGTGGCTTAAAGTCATCCTTAACGGAGACAAGATCGGTTATCTTCCAGCCAAGTCCTTACGTAAGATCTGA
- a CDS encoding BatD family protein, with translation MVACISRTLSWVFFAFLAPLSLALAEDVRLSIEFQKESLQEGVAIEGDLSIFHSKNDAVNPKTAIFEGKSLQLQLVKEVEEAGRVKSVYRFKLGSRTKGLYVLSPITVEVGGRDVSSARQAFEVGGSTQSQASVNINGSLLFKLEPIIEGRQIFYPGQKAIFGYRLIYNQNVEMTKDEMPLLEPKGFKKIGGEDVKNFRKGSLAYREIRQQVQAVNPGRYVIGPSVVSGKPYTMTLFQTKEYLGETVEAKADPVILEIKAFPDKGKPASFNGAIGKKLTFKVVLQSFSDVSVGDKFTLSMEIAGDGEVESAPMPEVCCQPGFPGRFRLSDIPPAEIYKNGIKYIVIDLTPLSTAINEIPGLEFSYFDPENESYHTLNSNPIPVKVRPTSEGLEEIKEEAQKEQAKEPSTATEWPELNAKPEKIEIETIFPLTTDDLQSRFLGTFSSLWILLFGGLALILQLDYRYRKEKRKEKEKVDGVAARLWKEIEALPEGDKDLYPKIARALIAKLFETGHVSRTDVSWHELADAGVSGEIKRFLHELEEDRFSGKGQKDPAQVKQDALRLMQSIKPRV, from the coding sequence ATGGTAGCCTGCATCAGTCGCACACTCTCTTGGGTATTCTTCGCATTTTTAGCCCCTCTCTCTTTGGCGCTGGCCGAGGATGTTCGTCTCAGCATTGAGTTTCAGAAGGAGTCGCTGCAAGAGGGGGTGGCGATCGAAGGGGATCTGTCCATATTTCATTCCAAGAACGACGCAGTCAATCCTAAAACAGCCATTTTTGAGGGGAAATCTCTTCAATTGCAGCTTGTGAAGGAAGTGGAGGAAGCAGGCAGGGTCAAGAGCGTTTACCGTTTTAAATTGGGTTCCAGGACTAAAGGACTGTACGTTCTCTCCCCTATCACAGTAGAGGTTGGGGGTAGGGATGTCAGCTCGGCGAGACAAGCATTTGAGGTGGGGGGCTCCACTCAAAGTCAGGCTTCTGTGAATATCAACGGCAGTCTCTTATTCAAGCTAGAGCCGATTATTGAAGGCAGGCAGATCTTCTATCCCGGCCAGAAGGCCATTTTTGGGTATCGTCTGATCTACAACCAGAACGTGGAAATGACGAAAGATGAAATGCCATTGCTTGAACCCAAAGGATTTAAAAAGATCGGCGGCGAGGATGTCAAAAATTTTCGCAAAGGAAGCCTTGCATACCGTGAGATCAGACAGCAAGTCCAGGCGGTAAATCCTGGACGCTATGTGATTGGACCGTCGGTAGTTTCCGGAAAGCCGTATACGATGACGCTTTTTCAGACCAAGGAGTATCTCGGAGAGACGGTAGAGGCAAAAGCGGATCCGGTTATATTGGAAATAAAAGCTTTTCCGGATAAGGGAAAGCCGGCTTCTTTCAATGGGGCCATCGGCAAAAAGTTGACGTTCAAGGTAGTTTTGCAGTCATTTTCCGATGTTTCAGTCGGAGATAAATTCACCCTTTCCATGGAAATCGCCGGCGATGGCGAAGTCGAATCGGCGCCGATGCCGGAAGTTTGCTGTCAGCCCGGGTTTCCCGGAAGGTTCCGCTTAAGTGACATTCCTCCGGCCGAAATCTATAAAAATGGAATCAAATATATCGTAATCGATCTCACTCCGCTCTCGACTGCCATTAATGAAATACCTGGGCTGGAGTTCAGCTACTTCGATCCTGAAAATGAATCGTATCACACCTTGAACAGCAATCCCATCCCTGTCAAGGTGAGACCTACCAGCGAGGGGTTGGAAGAGATCAAGGAAGAGGCTCAGAAAGAACAGGCAAAAGAACCCAGCACCGCGACGGAATGGCCGGAGTTGAATGCGAAGCCCGAAAAAATTGAAATCGAGACGATTTTCCCCCTCACAACAGATGACCTGCAGAGCCGCTTCTTAGGAACATTTTCAAGTCTTTGGATCCTTCTTTTCGGAGGCCTGGCTTTGATTCTCCAGTTGGATTATCGCTATCGGAAAGAGAAGAGAAAAGAGAAAGAAAAAGTAGATGGCGTTGCGGCCAGGCTTTGGAAAGAGATTGAAGCCCTGCCGGAGGGTGACAAAGATCTTTATCCCAAGATCGCAAGAGCGTTGATTGCAAAGCTGTTTGAAACAGGCCATGTTTCAAGAACGGATGTTTCCTGGCATGAACTTGCCGATGCAGGGGTCAGCGGCGAGATCAAAAGGTTCTTACATGAACTTGAAGAAGACCGTTTCAGCGGGAAAGGACAAAAAGATCCGGCTCAAGTCAAACAAGATGCTTTGCGGTTGATGCAGTCGATAAAGCCACGCGTCTAG
- a CDS encoding vWA domain-containing protein — protein sequence MEEGFIFGGVGVDVEGFALSCAALVFFLVLYRLFVRTRELNVLFSGFFFFKGRRPTIRERLAKAPSTLYMTALALLLLALADPYFLYLKEPKPEEEWESRGLALYLLLDNSTSMNFKVPVNSSSGPEQVMKMDLSKRVAKQFIQGDPRSGLKGRAGDMVGLVTFARIARIISPLTLDHEKIVEEIDKIEFNKDIRQVGTGIGYAIYKTVSSIKALKHFSEADGSEQVPFYDIKNPVLIIITDGINEINPEDANNPIRGMDLWNGAEYAKENGVKLYIVNIDPSFAKMKDKTYHELYDLITKYTGGKFYMVDDSRDLVAIYRDIDQLEKSKIPLFAKDVKEKAPPRSEKYHLYPYLIALALLMIFSAALMQATYLRIIP from the coding sequence ATGGAAGAGGGGTTTATATTTGGTGGAGTTGGAGTCGACGTTGAAGGATTCGCTCTTTCGTGTGCGGCTCTTGTTTTTTTTCTCGTGCTCTACCGTCTGTTTGTAAGGACAAGGGAGCTAAACGTTCTGTTTTCGGGTTTTTTCTTCTTCAAAGGAAGGAGGCCGACTATCCGGGAAAGGCTGGCAAAAGCCCCTTCCACTTTATATATGACTGCTTTGGCGCTTTTGCTCTTAGCGCTTGCAGATCCCTATTTTTTGTATCTGAAAGAACCGAAACCAGAGGAAGAGTGGGAGTCTCGAGGACTTGCGCTTTATCTTCTGCTGGATAATTCGACATCGATGAACTTCAAGGTGCCGGTGAATTCATCTTCCGGTCCCGAGCAAGTGATGAAGATGGATCTGTCAAAACGCGTCGCGAAGCAGTTTATTCAGGGGGATCCAAGGTCTGGGCTGAAAGGAAGGGCGGGGGATATGGTGGGTCTTGTCACCTTTGCAAGGATCGCAAGAATCATATCTCCGCTGACTTTGGATCACGAAAAAATTGTCGAAGAAATCGATAAGATCGAATTCAATAAAGACATTAGACAGGTTGGCACCGGGATTGGCTATGCTATTTATAAAACGGTATCTTCCATAAAGGCCCTGAAGCATTTCAGCGAGGCAGACGGAAGTGAGCAAGTGCCATTTTATGATATCAAAAATCCTGTACTCATCATCATCACAGATGGAATTAATGAGATCAATCCAGAGGATGCCAATAATCCGATTCGGGGCATGGATCTATGGAATGGGGCCGAGTATGCCAAGGAAAATGGCGTTAAACTGTATATCGTCAATATCGATCCTTCCTTTGCCAAGATGAAGGATAAGACCTACCACGAGCTATACGATCTGATCACGAAGTATACCGGAGGAAAATTTTACATGGTTGATGACTCGAGAGATCTGGTAGCAATCTACCGGGACATTGACCAGTTGGAAAAGAGCAAGATTCCTTTGTTTGCCAAAGATGTAAAGGAGAAGGCGCCTCCGCGTTCTGAAAAATATCATCTCTATCCCTATCTGATAGCGCTTGCGCTACTGATGATTTTTTCTGCCGCTCTAATGCAGGCAACTTACCTGAGGATAATCCCCTGA
- the atpD gene encoding F0F1 ATP synthase subunit beta, translated as MAKGKVRQVIGPTLDVEFPEDKMPNILNAIRITDEKRKIDITAEVCQHLGDNMVRCVALSSTDGLIRGMEADDTGHPITVPVGNATLGRIFNILGQPIDGLPPIDPSSPKSSIHKAPPSIEDQAAKISVFETGIKVIDLLCPYPKGGKVGLFGGAGVGKSVIVMELIHNIATEHGGHSVFCGVGERTREGNDLWLEMKESGVLSKTCLVFGQMNEPPGTRLRVGLTGLTMAEYYRDVEHQDVLLFIDNIFRFIQAGSEVSALLGRMPSAVGYQPTLASEIGLLQERITSTRRGSITSIQAIYVPADDYTDPAPASLFSHLDTSVTLSRQVAELGIYPAVDPLTSTSRILERSVLGDEHYDVARSVQKTLQRYKDLQDIIAILGIDELTEEDRQTVSRARKIQRFLSQPFFVAEQFTNKPGKYVKLEDTVKGFKRILDGELDDIPEQAFYMVGGIEEVLEKAEKIKAEI; from the coding sequence ATGGCTAAAGGAAAAGTAAGACAGGTAATCGGCCCCACGCTTGATGTGGAATTTCCCGAAGATAAGATGCCAAATATCCTCAATGCGATTCGCATTACGGATGAAAAAAGAAAAATCGATATCACGGCTGAAGTGTGCCAACATCTTGGTGACAACATGGTCCGCTGTGTTGCCCTCTCCTCAACCGACGGACTGATCCGTGGAATGGAGGCTGATGACACAGGCCACCCCATCACCGTTCCTGTCGGCAATGCGACGCTGGGAAGAATTTTCAATATTCTGGGACAGCCGATCGACGGCCTCCCGCCCATCGACCCCTCCTCCCCCAAATCTTCGATCCATAAAGCCCCGCCGTCCATTGAAGATCAGGCAGCTAAGATTTCCGTCTTTGAAACCGGCATCAAGGTCATCGACCTTCTTTGTCCTTATCCGAAAGGTGGAAAAGTAGGTCTCTTCGGTGGAGCCGGTGTCGGTAAGTCGGTGATCGTCATGGAGCTTATCCACAATATTGCCACCGAGCATGGAGGACATTCAGTATTTTGCGGGGTCGGGGAAAGAACGAGGGAAGGCAATGACCTGTGGCTTGAAATGAAAGAATCGGGCGTTCTCTCGAAAACCTGCCTTGTGTTCGGTCAAATGAATGAGCCCCCGGGAACAAGGCTTCGTGTCGGACTGACCGGACTGACCATGGCAGAATATTACAGGGATGTCGAACACCAAGACGTTCTGCTCTTCATCGATAACATTTTCCGCTTTATCCAGGCAGGCTCGGAAGTATCCGCTCTGCTTGGAAGAATGCCATCCGCTGTCGGCTACCAGCCCACACTGGCTTCAGAAATCGGTTTACTGCAAGAGCGCATCACTTCAACAAGACGCGGCTCTATCACGTCCATCCAGGCGATCTACGTTCCGGCCGATGACTACACAGATCCGGCTCCGGCAAGCCTTTTCTCTCACCTCGACACCTCCGTCACCCTCTCACGGCAGGTTGCCGAGTTAGGCATCTACCCTGCTGTCGACCCGCTGACGTCAACCTCCAGGATTCTGGAACGGTCTGTCCTTGGCGATGAGCACTACGATGTTGCCAGGAGCGTCCAAAAGACTCTGCAGCGTTACAAAGACCTGCAAGACATCATCGCCATTTTAGGGATTGATGAATTGACAGAAGAAGACAGGCAGACCGTATCAAGAGCGCGTAAAATTCAGCGCTTTCTTTCACAACCCTTTTTCGTTGCCGAGCAGTTCACGAATAAACCGGGAAAATACGTCAAACTGGAAGACACTGTCAAAGGGTTCAAGAGAATCCTGGATGGAGAGCTTGATGACATTCCAGAACAGGCTTTCTACATGGTCGGCGGAATAGAAGAGGTTCTTGAAAAAGCGGAAAAAATTAAAGCAGAGATCTAA
- the atpH gene encoding ATP synthase F1 subunit delta has translation MKNRHRSISNYAKALFSVKGSIEEKAARARNMEEICQAIQSEGRASRFFANPLVLKQDKSAVLKQCNSLIQDPLLDKFLTFLVKKKKIDSLPLVTKEYKRLLLAECGKEKATVIVAAPIDSPTEKKISDKLESLFSKKMEISLKIDPKILGGFILITSGKILDLSIKQSLNRLSDSLCAVKF, from the coding sequence ATGAAAAATAGACATCGATCCATCTCAAACTACGCAAAAGCTCTCTTCTCTGTCAAAGGCAGTATTGAGGAAAAGGCTGCCCGTGCCAGGAATATGGAAGAGATCTGCCAGGCAATCCAGAGTGAGGGCAGAGCCTCCCGATTCTTTGCAAACCCGCTGGTTTTAAAGCAGGATAAGAGTGCCGTTTTGAAACAATGCAACTCGCTCATTCAGGATCCTTTGCTGGATAAATTTCTTACTTTCTTGGTCAAAAAGAAAAAGATCGACAGCCTTCCCCTCGTGACCAAGGAATATAAACGGCTTTTACTTGCGGAGTGCGGGAAAGAGAAGGCCACTGTCATCGTGGCAGCACCCATCGATTCTCCCACGGAAAAAAAGATTTCCGATAAACTCGAGTCTCTTTTTTCAAAGAAAATGGAAATCTCTTTAAAAATCGACCCGAAAATTCTGGGAGGCTTTATTCTGATTACTTCCGGCAAAATTCTCGATCTCAGCATCAAACAGAGCCTAAATCGGCTGAGTGACAGTCTTTGCGCGGTTAAATTTTAG
- a CDS encoding vWA domain-containing protein, translating into MSEIIFLNPNAAILLILPLLIALFLSLIWQRKKRALQLIGTEEVRKKVGSFPVFSWHLLRSVAIVWATVLFVIALTSPAGNPQYVSDGTPPDQAKILKAEHEVIFFIDVSSSMLVDDMRLKKRRLDTAKEIADEVIKGLRGETVSVFVFSSEVEKQVPPTVDYLYARLIIRALKGNDVAAEGTDLAKTLRQLSEDLSHLKKGKMATVIFMTDGEDTEGAFGSSLPPVPKDKMPGVDFIVVGLGTSEGGIVPDVMYQGRPVRSKRDDESLAKLAESFKGFSLMANDSSPLLIANKILNGIKIKSLKKTPVEGESTASGRAVIRYTAYFQYFLLIGIAFYILFLTLPQTNFERRNGTEV; encoded by the coding sequence ATGTCAGAGATCATATTCCTTAACCCCAACGCTGCGATTTTGCTCATTCTTCCCCTTTTGATCGCACTTTTTTTAAGTTTGATCTGGCAGAGGAAAAAAAGGGCTCTTCAGCTGATCGGCACGGAGGAGGTGCGGAAGAAAGTGGGCTCATTCCCCGTCTTTAGCTGGCATTTGCTCCGTAGCGTGGCCATTGTGTGGGCTACAGTACTATTCGTGATCGCTTTGACATCTCCGGCTGGAAATCCGCAGTATGTCAGTGATGGAACCCCACCGGATCAGGCTAAAATTCTCAAGGCGGAACATGAGGTGATATTCTTCATCGACGTCTCTTCTTCGATGCTGGTGGACGACATGCGTCTTAAAAAGCGACGCCTCGATACAGCCAAAGAAATTGCCGACGAGGTGATTAAGGGGTTAAGGGGAGAGACGGTCTCGGTGTTTGTTTTTTCATCGGAGGTGGAAAAGCAAGTTCCCCCTACAGTCGACTATCTTTATGCCAGACTCATTATCCGCGCTTTAAAGGGAAACGATGTGGCGGCAGAGGGAACCGATCTCGCGAAGACTCTTCGCCAGCTTTCAGAGGATCTTTCCCATCTGAAGAAGGGAAAAATGGCGACGGTGATTTTCATGACCGATGGAGAGGACACGGAAGGGGCTTTTGGGTCGTCTCTCCCGCCGGTCCCCAAAGACAAAATGCCGGGTGTCGATTTCATTGTTGTGGGTCTTGGTACGTCGGAAGGGGGAATCGTTCCTGATGTGATGTATCAGGGCCGCCCTGTGCGTTCCAAGAGGGATGACGAATCTCTTGCGAAACTGGCAGAAAGCTTCAAAGGCTTTTCTTTGATGGCAAATGATTCCTCGCCTTTGTTGATCGCGAACAAAATTTTGAACGGGATTAAAATAAAATCCCTGAAGAAGACTCCGGTTGAAGGAGAATCGACAGCTTCAGGGAGAGCGGTCATCCGCTATACCGCCTATTTCCAGTATTTCCTGCTTATCGGAATCGCTTTCTATATTCTTTTCCTCACATTGCCTCAAACTAATTTTGAGAGGCGGAATGGAACCGAGGTATAG
- the atpE gene encoding ATP synthase F0 subunit C produces the protein MDIGTALALSAPLSVGIAAFGCGIGLGLAVKGALEAIGRQPEASGKILTNMIIGAALIESLTIYTLIVFFSVLSRLG, from the coding sequence ATGGATATTGGAACAGCTCTCGCGCTCTCAGCGCCTCTTTCAGTCGGAATAGCGGCTTTCGGATGCGGCATAGGACTTGGACTGGCCGTGAAAGGAGCCTTGGAAGCGATCGGCAGACAGCCCGAAGCGTCCGGTAAAATATTAACAAACATGATCATCGGTGCGGCACTGATCGAGTCACTGACAATCTACACCTTGATCGTCTTCTTCAGCGTCCTTTCCAGGCTCGGTTAG